The following coding sequences lie in one Xiphophorus maculatus strain JP 163 A chromosome 4, X_maculatus-5.0-male, whole genome shotgun sequence genomic window:
- the LOC102225382 gene encoding cytochrome b5-like isoform X1, which yields MGEEINEHTGSGPVNTNSNENNGETADGGAKYYTLEEVRMHNMSNDTWLIIHNKIYDITSFLEEHPGGEEVLLEQGGSDATESFEDVGHSTDAREMLQQYYIGELHMEDRKKENTKVADAKDSGESSSSWAMWLIPTVAAAVVGVLYRFFMFEHKSS from the exons ATGGGagaggaaataaatgaacataCGGGCAGCGGACCTGTTAACACCAACAGTAATGAGAACAACGGAGAAACTGCCGACGGGGGAGCAAAGTATTACACATTAGAGGAGGTCCGAATGCATAATATGAGCAATGACACGTGGCTAATCATCCATAATAAGATATACGACATTACAAGTTTTCTAGAGGAG CATCCAGGAGGGGAGGAGGTTTTGCTGGAGCAGGGAGGGTCTGATGCCACAGAGAGCTTTGAAGATGTCGGTCATTCTACAGATGCCAGGGAGATGCTCCAGCAGTACTACATTGGAGAGCTTCACATG GAGGACAGGAAGAAGGAGAACACAAAG gTAGCAGACGCTAAAGATTCTGGAGAATCCAG CAGCTCCTGGGCCATGTGGTTGATACCCACCGtagctgcagctgttgttggtGTCCTGTATCGTTTCTTCATGTTTGAACACAAGTCTTCTTGA
- the LOC102225382 gene encoding cytochrome b5-like isoform X2: MGEEINEHTGSGPVNTNSNENNGETADGGAKYYTLEEVRMHNMSNDTWLIIHNKIYDITSFLEEHPGGEEVLLEQGGSDATESFEDVGHSTDAREMLQQYYIGELHMEDRKKENTKVADAKDSGESSSWAMWLIPTVAAAVVGVLYRFFMFEHKSS; this comes from the exons ATGGGagaggaaataaatgaacataCGGGCAGCGGACCTGTTAACACCAACAGTAATGAGAACAACGGAGAAACTGCCGACGGGGGAGCAAAGTATTACACATTAGAGGAGGTCCGAATGCATAATATGAGCAATGACACGTGGCTAATCATCCATAATAAGATATACGACATTACAAGTTTTCTAGAGGAG CATCCAGGAGGGGAGGAGGTTTTGCTGGAGCAGGGAGGGTCTGATGCCACAGAGAGCTTTGAAGATGTCGGTCATTCTACAGATGCCAGGGAGATGCTCCAGCAGTACTACATTGGAGAGCTTCACATG GAGGACAGGAAGAAGGAGAACACAAAG gTAGCAGACGCTAAAGATTCTGGAGAATCCAG CTCCTGGGCCATGTGGTTGATACCCACCGtagctgcagctgttgttggtGTCCTGTATCGTTTCTTCATGTTTGAACACAAGTCTTCTTGA